The Parasteatoda tepidariorum isolate YZ-2023 unplaced genomic scaffold, CAS_Ptep_4.0 HiC_scaffold_18283, whole genome shotgun sequence DNA window TGATATTTTGCGAGTAGCATCCCTGTTATGATGTAactacattaattttcataatttttttaaataaaatatcctataattaattttttcaaaaattctttcatgtatattttgtgtgatataaataagttaaaataatattagttaaaatagaGATAAATTTCGAAACTCTAATATTAATGATTTGTTTGTATTTAGAACCAGGTGTATGCAGTTTACCTCAAGCCATTGGGAACTGTTACCATTTCAGAGAGAGGTGGTATTACAattcttttgagaaaaaatgtcAAAGATTTTATTACAGTGGTTGCGGTggtaatgaaaataactttgcaTCATATTTAGAATGTGAAAAGCAGTGTCATGTATCTGTAGACGATAAATTTTCAGAAGAATTTAACTTAGGTAAGCAATAATATAATACACTCTTTTG harbors:
- the LOC122274067 gene encoding carboxypeptidase inhibitor SmCI-like — protein: PGVCSLPQAIGNCYHFRERWYYNSFEKKCQRFYYSGCGGNENNFASYLECEKQCHVSVDDKFSEEFNLDVCSFEPDGGPCNGKKIQWFYDKDGVCKQYYYGGCKGNGNRFNTKKDCEQKCTASQ